The Flavobacterium sp. K5-23 genome segment TTTTAGTTTCTCACCGTATTTTGGACTCTTTACAAATGCCATTGTTAATAATGTGGCTATAATCCCTAGAGGAATATTGATGTAAAAAATATAAGGCCATGAAAAATTATCCACGATATATCCTCCTAAAGGCGGTCCAAGAGTAGGGCCAACTATAACTCCCATTCCATAAATTGCCTGTGCCATTCCTCTTTTGGCAACAGGATAACTTTCAGTAATAATAGTTTGCGCAGTTACTAATAAAGCTCCTCCACCAAGTCCTTGAATAAATCTAAAAGCAACTAATTCCCAAATATTTGTTGCGTTTCCACAAAGGAAGGAAGCTACAGTAAAAATAATGATGGATGCCGCAAAATAATTGCGTCTTCCAAATTGTAGCGACAACCAACTCGTCATTGGGATTATAATTACGTTTGCGATGGCATAGGCTGTAATTACCCAAGCAACATCAGTTAAAGAAGCACCAAGGCTTCCTCGCATATTGTTTAGCGCCACGTTTACAATAGTAGTATCAACAATTTCCAGCATAGCGCACAGCACTGCCGTAATGGTAATAATAACCCTTCTGAAACCGTATTCGACTAAATCGTCTTCTCCTGTATCAACCATTTTATACTTATTATAATTGTCTTTTTATTTCAAAACGACAGTATGATTCCCATTTATCAATAAACGGAACTATTTCATTATCTAAATTTCAGGATCTAAAAAACGGGAATTAATCTAAATGGACATCCACATAAACATTCATTCCTGGACGAAGTAATTTTATTTTTTCAACATCATTAGAAGCATTCAATCCAATTTTTACGGGTAATCGTTGAATCGTTTTTACAAAGTTACCTGTTGCGTTATCTGGAGGAAGTAATGAAAATTTAGCTCCGGTTGCAGGGGAGAAAGAAGTGATTGTACCTTCAAATTTATAATCTGGGTAAGCATCAACTTTAATAATTACTTTTTGGCCAATAATCATTTTGTTTAATTGCGTTTCCTTGAAATTAGCAGTAATCCAAGCCTCATTGTTATTAATGATATAAAAAAGAGACTGTCCTGGCTGTACCAGTTGACCTGGTTGTATATCAATTTTAGAAACCTGACCATCAATAGCTGCAGTGATAACAGTATAGGTTAAATTAAGTTTTGCCGCGTTTAGCATCGCCTGAGCTCTTTTTATATTGGCGGAAGCCACATCAGTCTGCTTGTCAGAAACTTTCGATTTAGCCACTACAACTGATTTTTGATAAGCACTCGCTTTTTGTTGTTGTTGTAAAATACGCAACTGACTTTCGGCTTCTTGTTTAGTTGCCAAGGCTTGTTCGTATTGTTGTTTCGTAATTGTATGACTTTTATATAAATTGTCATATCGGTTGAAATCACTAGATGCACGACCTAATCTAATTTTAGCCGTTTCAATATTCCCGCTTGCTGATTGCACATTAGCATCAGATACCGAAATACTGGCCAAAACGCTTCCGCCATCTGCTTTTGAAACTTCAAAATTCCCTTCTGCTGCAGATAATGCTGCAGTTGCTTCGTCAATTTTTAACTGATAATCTCTTTGGTCGATTGTAAATAAAGTATCTCCTTTTTTTACATAATCATTGTCTTTTATAAACACCTTACTCACGTATCCTGAAACA includes the following:
- a CDS encoding HlyD family secretion protein, coding for MEKKKTNTKFIIILSVLIVLGGTYGTYKYVHSLSHEETDDAQIEKNMNPIIPRVSGYVSKVFIKDNDYVKKGDTLFTIDQRDYQLKIDEATAALSAAEGNFEVSKADGGSVLASISVSDANVQSASGNIETAKIRLGRASSDFNRYDNLYKSHTITKQQYEQALATKQEAESQLRILQQQQKASAYQKSVVVAKSKVSDKQTDVASANIKRAQAMLNAAKLNLTYTVITAAIDGQVSKIDIQPGQLVQPGQSLFYIINNNEAWITANFKETQLNKMIIGQKVIIKVDAYPDYKFEGTITSFSPATGAKFSLLPPDNATGNFVKTIQRLPVKIGLNASNDVEKIKLLRPGMNVYVDVHLD